One Tumebacillus sp. BK434 genomic window carries:
- a CDS encoding O-antigen ligase family protein — protein sequence MTPGRIAFLALFLIWLALHLSGVRVLFVEGGFSIAPWDVLTVPVFVWWLIYAARGRVNVSRDLMIGIVLMLLFCTWIGIEALRSPQPLRGFSMYGIMLRNVVLFLVVGTLLGQVQSLARLNRALFLTGTGIAVLALALFFRALGNLQVIAWDPDLWRPGIGYVLDQGGVMRLVGLAEDPNFYAIYMAVPLLIGFALRSHTRWLGIGVIGLSLVAANSRTFFLAFAVSALLVLTAALLFRQGGRVAGYLKSIGASIMVVAVAGWIWSLLQGDLVQLITKRFGLLEKSGRFELWDRLLANGTGDFWLGKGLRGTEQLLGGMYSHNSYLDLLVETGFVGLLLWGLFALFVSLKALQKLALADRLPWVQMWFLLLPMMFAFSFLYNPFFWLLAAVLTADAGGEQHVDAVRYGDHAGAQ from the coding sequence TTGACGCCGGGACGCATCGCGTTTCTTGCACTGTTCCTGATCTGGCTGGCGCTGCATCTCTCCGGAGTGCGCGTGCTGTTCGTGGAAGGGGGCTTTTCGATCGCGCCGTGGGATGTGCTGACCGTGCCTGTGTTTGTGTGGTGGCTGATCTATGCGGCGCGGGGCCGGGTGAACGTGTCGCGGGACCTGATGATCGGGATCGTGCTGATGCTGCTCTTTTGCACGTGGATCGGCATCGAGGCGCTGCGCTCGCCGCAGCCGCTGCGGGGCTTCAGCATGTATGGGATCATGCTGCGCAACGTCGTGCTGTTTCTCGTCGTCGGCACGCTGCTCGGGCAGGTGCAGTCGCTGGCCAGACTCAACCGCGCGCTGTTTCTTACCGGCACCGGGATCGCCGTCCTCGCCTTGGCCCTTTTTTTCCGCGCCCTTGGCAACTTGCAAGTGATCGCTTGGGATCCCGATCTCTGGCGGCCCGGCATCGGGTATGTGCTCGATCAGGGTGGGGTGATGCGGCTGGTCGGGTTGGCGGAAGACCCCAATTTTTATGCGATCTACATGGCCGTGCCGCTGCTGATCGGCTTTGCGCTGCGGTCGCACACGAGGTGGCTTGGCATCGGCGTGATCGGCCTGTCGCTGGTCGCCGCCAACTCGAGGACGTTTTTTCTGGCCTTTGCGGTGAGCGCCCTGCTGGTCCTGACGGCGGCGCTTTTGTTTCGGCAAGGGGGGCGGGTTGCAGGCTATCTCAAGTCGATCGGCGCCAGCATAATGGTCGTCGCTGTGGCAGGCTGGATCTGGTCGCTGCTGCAAGGCGATCTCGTGCAACTGATCACGAAGCGCTTCGGCCTGCTCGAAAAATCGGGCCGGTTCGAGCTGTGGGACCGCTTGCTGGCGAACGGCACGGGCGACTTTTGGCTCGGGAAAGGGCTGCGCGGCACGGAGCAGCTGCTCGGGGGGATGTACTCGCACAACTCCTACCTCGATCTGCTGGTCGAGACCGGATTTGTCGGCCTGCTGCTCTGGGGGCTGTTTGCGCTGTTCGTCAGCTTGAAAGCTCTACAAAAATTGGCTTTGGCCGACCGCCTGCCGTGGGTGCAGATGTGGTTTCTGCTGCTGCCGATGATGTTTGCGTTTTCGTTTTTATACAATCCGTTTTTCTGGCTGTTGGCGGCGGTGCTGACCGCCGATGCGGGAGGTGAACAACATGTTGATGCCGTTCGTTACGGTGATCATGCCGGTGCGCAATGA
- a CDS encoding glycosyltransferase family 2 protein, whose translation MLMPFVTVIMPVRNEEAYLAGCLDSLFATDYGLERLEVLVIDGSSTDRTLEILAGYQTRYPCLRLLENPRQLQVAALNLGIQAARGEIIVRMDAHSEYPADYIGRCVTLLLASGADNVGGVLEAAGRTPFGKAVALAVTSPFGAGDAKYRTAVQEAWVDTIFPGVWRKTTLQRLGGFQAAWEVNEDYELNYRLRRSGGKILLSPAIRCRYYVREGIGALARQYFRYGHWKVKTLVAHPDSLRWRQLAAPLLVLGLAVSALTAWWLPVLGALPPALYLLAALAASAAKGLRWLPVLPVVYLTLHLSWGIGFFSGIFKWGLPRLTLQHVRNAVRAIRS comes from the coding sequence ATGTTGATGCCGTTCGTTACGGTGATCATGCCGGTGCGCAATGAAGAGGCGTATCTGGCGGGGTGCCTGGACTCCCTGTTCGCGACAGACTACGGGCTCGAACGGCTGGAGGTGCTGGTGATCGACGGAAGCAGCACCGACCGTACGCTGGAGATTCTGGCCGGCTATCAAACGCGCTATCCCTGCCTGCGCCTGCTGGAGAATCCGCGGCAGCTGCAGGTGGCGGCGCTGAACCTGGGCATCCAGGCTGCCCGGGGCGAGATCATCGTGCGGATGGACGCGCACAGCGAATACCCGGCCGACTACATCGGCCGCTGTGTGACGCTGCTGCTCGCCTCAGGCGCGGACAATGTCGGCGGAGTGCTGGAAGCGGCCGGGCGCACCCCCTTTGGCAAGGCGGTCGCGTTGGCGGTGACCTCGCCGTTTGGAGCGGGAGATGCCAAATACCGGACGGCGGTGCAGGAAGCGTGGGTGGATACGATCTTTCCCGGCGTCTGGCGCAAAACGACGCTGCAGCGGCTGGGAGGTTTTCAAGCGGCGTGGGAAGTCAACGAGGACTACGAGCTGAACTACCGCCTGCGCCGCTCAGGAGGGAAGATTTTGCTCTCGCCTGCGATCCGCTGCCGCTATTATGTGCGCGAGGGGATCGGAGCATTGGCCCGGCAGTATTTCCGCTATGGGCACTGGAAAGTAAAAACGCTTGTCGCCCATCCCGACTCGCTGCGCTGGCGGCAGCTGGCCGCGCCGCTGTTGGTGCTGGGGCTTGCGGTGTCGGCGCTGACCGCCTGGTGGCTGCCGGTGCTCGGCGCACTGCCGCCCGCCCTCTATCTGCTCGCCGCGCTCGCCGCTTCGGCAGCCAAAGGGCTGCGCTGGCTGCCGGTGCTGCCGGTGGTGTATCTGACCCTGCATCTGAGCTGGGGCATCGGGTTTTTCAGCGGGATCTTCAAATGGGGGCTGCCCCGGCTGACTTTGCAACACGTACGCAACGCGGTCAGAGCAATAAGGAGTTGA
- a CDS encoding glycosyltransferase, with protein MKVSVLIGTRDRFWQLMRCLETVLEQDYPDLEILLLDDHSAEPLAGRLHQYVSDERLRLFRSSRPLGVAAGRNFLMRQATGDVYVVIDDDAMLDDSGAMTRIVRHLEKHPFTGILALKVIDHQNGAQQLLVPFSRRWRNKRPGLPEAAQTCSYFLGGFHAIRKQVIDICGPYYEGLIFGEEELDLSYRAIGAGFAIQYLPDVIAHHYPAQSVVGKRRGAELHHHVRNRFFLAYKYLPALAVPVYLLVWLLIYALQAGRQLAFGAYLTGFWAGIRELRKTKRMPLNRAAVHYLKLHYGRVWY; from the coding sequence ATGAAAGTGTCTGTGCTGATCGGGACGCGCGACCGGTTCTGGCAGCTGATGCGCTGTTTGGAGACGGTGCTGGAGCAGGATTACCCCGATCTGGAGATCTTGCTGCTCGATGACCACTCGGCAGAACCGCTGGCCGGACGGCTGCATCAATACGTCAGCGACGAGCGCCTGCGTCTGTTCCGCTCCTCGCGTCCGCTCGGCGTGGCGGCCGGGCGCAACTTCCTGATGCGGCAGGCAACAGGCGACGTGTATGTGGTCATCGACGATGATGCGATGCTGGACGATTCCGGGGCAATGACGCGGATCGTGCGCCATCTGGAGAAACATCCGTTTACCGGCATTCTGGCCTTGAAAGTGATCGATCACCAAAACGGCGCGCAGCAGCTGCTCGTGCCGTTCAGCCGCCGCTGGCGCAACAAGCGGCCCGGACTGCCTGAGGCGGCGCAGACCTGCTCGTACTTCCTCGGCGGCTTTCACGCGATCCGCAAACAAGTGATCGACATCTGCGGACCGTATTACGAAGGCCTGATTTTTGGCGAAGAGGAGCTCGACCTGTCGTATCGGGCAATCGGAGCGGGCTTTGCGATCCAGTACTTGCCCGATGTGATCGCCCACCATTATCCCGCCCAGTCTGTGGTCGGCAAGCGGCGCGGGGCGGAGCTGCACCATCATGTGCGCAACCGCTTTTTCCTCGCCTACAAATATCTGCCCGCGCTCGCCGTGCCGGTCTATCTGCTGGTCTGGCTGCTGATCTACGCCCTGCAGGCCGGGCGACAACTGGCGTTTGGCGCTTACCTGACCGGGTTCTGGGCGGGCATCCGCGAACTGCGCAAAACCAAGCGCATGCCACTGAACAGGGCGGCCGTCCACTATCTGAAACTCCATTACGGGAGAGTCTGGTATTGA
- a CDS encoding lipopolysaccharide biosynthesis protein, whose translation MLMRHSLLYLLARGLPGLLQVAAVAWLTRLLSQSEYGQYAGVIAGAALLNALLFQWLGLGVIRFWPGVEAARREGFLATLCAGYLGLVALTGLAGGLVIGRLADPMLQALVGCGVLLLWGQAWFELQLELLRSELRPGRYGLQMMAKALLSVGIGGTLAYLGTGIWGVLGGVFIGLTAPVLWQSAKIFRHLRWRQFDRALLRQLLRYGLPLTAAFSMELVVSSSNRLLLGAGQAGMYAVGYDLAKQTVGLLTYTVGLAASPLLVRAFEQSGLQAAGREMEKVLLLLLGIGLPATVGLSLLAPNLAETLLGPAFHGAAALMPWAALAALLFSVKEYSLNRAFQLQQKTLRLILPTVLAALLNLPLTWWLAGSVGALGAVYATCIVYGAALAVTWLLARPIFPLRVPWKDAAKVALATLAMAGALYPLLPMRGAPALLLQAVTGGAVYAGMLWATGLVKIQYWRRRQET comes from the coding sequence ATGCTGATGCGCCACAGTCTGCTTTACCTGTTGGCGCGGGGACTGCCGGGGCTGCTCCAAGTGGCCGCCGTCGCTTGGCTGACCCGGCTGCTCAGTCAGAGCGAATACGGGCAGTACGCGGGCGTGATCGCCGGAGCGGCGCTGCTCAACGCTTTGCTGTTCCAATGGCTCGGGCTTGGCGTGATCCGCTTTTGGCCGGGGGTGGAGGCGGCGCGGCGCGAAGGGTTCCTGGCGACGCTGTGTGCAGGTTATCTCGGTCTGGTCGCGCTGACCGGCCTTGCAGGCGGTCTCGTGATCGGGCGGCTCGCCGATCCGATGCTGCAAGCGCTGGTCGGCTGCGGCGTCCTGCTGCTCTGGGGGCAGGCGTGGTTTGAACTGCAGCTGGAACTCTTGCGGTCGGAACTGCGCCCGGGACGCTACGGGCTGCAGATGATGGCGAAGGCGCTGCTGTCGGTCGGCATCGGCGGGACGCTCGCCTACTTGGGAACCGGCATCTGGGGCGTGCTTGGCGGCGTGTTCATCGGCCTGACAGCGCCTGTGCTCTGGCAGAGCGCGAAGATCTTCCGCCATCTGCGCTGGCGGCAGTTCGACCGGGCGCTGCTTCGGCAGCTCCTGCGCTACGGACTGCCGCTGACGGCAGCCTTTTCGATGGAGCTTGTGGTGAGCAGTTCCAACCGGCTGCTACTCGGGGCCGGGCAGGCCGGGATGTACGCCGTCGGTTACGATCTCGCCAAACAGACGGTGGGGCTGCTGACGTACACGGTCGGGCTGGCCGCGTCGCCGCTGCTCGTTCGAGCTTTCGAACAGTCCGGCCTGCAAGCGGCCGGGCGGGAGATGGAAAAAGTGCTCCTGCTCCTGCTCGGCATCGGTCTCCCGGCCACCGTCGGGCTCAGCCTGCTCGCCCCGAATCTGGCGGAGACGCTGCTTGGCCCCGCGTTTCACGGCGCGGCGGCACTGATGCCGTGGGCGGCGCTGGCGGCGCTTTTGTTCAGCGTCAAGGAATACAGCCTCAACCGCGCCTTTCAACTGCAGCAAAAAACGCTCCGCCTGATCCTGCCCACCGTGCTGGCGGCCCTGCTCAATCTGCCGCTGACGTGGTGGCTGGCCGGCAGCGTCGGCGCGCTGGGGGCGGTGTATGCGACCTGCATCGTGTACGGGGCCGCACTCGCGGTGACCTGGCTGCTGGCGCGGCCGATTTTTCCGTTGCGAGTCCCTTGGAAAGACGCGGCAAAAGTGGCCTTGGCGACGCTTGCGATGGCGGGAGCGCTGTACCCGCTGTTGCCGATGCGCGGCGCACCGGCTCTGCTGCTGCAAGCTGTGACAGGCGGAGCGGTGTATGCAGGGATGCTGTGGGCGACAGGGCTTGTGAAGATTCAGTATTGGCGGAGGAGGCAGGAAACATGA